One genomic region from Rosa rugosa chromosome 1, drRosRugo1.1, whole genome shotgun sequence encodes:
- the LOC133727020 gene encoding MAPK kinase substrate protein At1g80180-like has product MAELQRSESTFRRQGSSGLIWDDKFLQRALNQVEAEKQAEAAAAASGGGGGGSDGPAADGGAPGGRGYRTVKVAPPMMDPPSPKVSGCCGVFGKPAASKRPRSNQRRSK; this is encoded by the coding sequence ATGGCGGAATTGCAGAGGTCAGAGAGCACTTTCAGGAGGCAAGGATCTTCCGGTTTGATTTGGGACGACAAATTTCTACAGAGGGCTTTGAATCAAGTCGAGGCCGAGAAGCAAGCTGAAGCTGCCGCCGCTGcgagcggcggcggtggaggcggcTCCGACGGTCCTGCAGCTGACGGCGGAGCTCCGGGAGGGAGGGGGTATCGGACGGTCAAGGTTGCGCCGCCGATGATGGACCCGCCGTCGCCGAAGGTCTCCGGGTGTTGCGGAGTATTCGGAAAGCCGGCGGCGTCGAAGCGGCCCAGATCGAACCAGCGGAGATCGAAGTAG
- the LOC133710523 gene encoding NADH-cytochrome b5 reductase-like protein, which translates to MAAFFQRLAKAAPTAFTSAFAAGAGAGQSKPGFRFPIGALAAVSGGISYIYYHSSADSVYLDEIKEQAGPKIALNPDKWTEFKLQDTARVSHNTQLFRFTFDPNVKLGLDVASCLITRAPIGQDAEGKPKYVIRPYTPISDPDSKGYFDLLIKVYPEGKMSQHFASLKPGDVVEVKGPIEKLRYVPNMKKHIGMIAGGTGITPMLQVIEAILKNPDDATKVSLLYANVSPDDILLKQKLDILAASHPNLKVFYTVDNPTKSWKGGKGYISKDMAIKGLPGPAEDTLILVCGPPGMMEHISGGKAKDYSQGELRGILKELGYTEEMVYKF; encoded by the exons ATGGCTGCCTTCTTTCAGAGACTGGCCAAGGCCGCCCCAACCGCCTTCACCTCTGCGTTCGCCGCCGGCGCCGGTGCCGGCCAATCTAAGCCCGGCTTCCGCTTTCCAATCGGAGCACTCGCGGCTGTCTCCGGCGGAATCTCGTATATCTACTACCACTCGTCGGCCGATTCG GTTTATCTAGATGAAATCAAAGAACAGGCAGGTCCAAAAATTG CACTTAATCCAGATAAATGGACTGAATTTAAGCTCCAAGACACGGCAAGAGTTAGCCACAATACTCAATTGTTCAG ATTTACATTTGACCCAAATGTCAAGTTAGGTTTAGATGTGGCTTCATGCCTCATTACAAG GGCTCCAATTGGACAAGATGCTGAAGGGAAACCAAAATATGTCATACGGCC GTATACTCCTATATCAGATCCAGATTCCAAGGGATACTTTGACTTATTGATTAAG GTGTATCCAGAAGGGAAAATGAGCCAGCATTTTGCAAGCTTAAAACCAGGCGATGTAGTTGAAGTGAAGGG GCCCATTGAAAAGCTGAGATATGTTCCCAACATGAAGAAACATATTGGCATG ATTGCAGGTGGTACTGGTATTACTCCAATGCTTCAGGTCATTGAGGCTATACTTAAAAATCCTGATGACGCTACCAAG GTGTCACTGCTTTATGCTAATGTCTCACCAGATGACATACTGCTTAAACAGAAACTTGACATACTTGCAGCTAGCCACCCTAATTTGAAG gTGTTTTACACAGTAGATAATCCAACAAAGAGTTGGAAAGGAGGTAAAGGCTACATATCAAAGGACATGGCAATTAAAGGCTTACCTGGTCCAGCTGAAGATACTCTCATCCTT GTATGCGGTCCTCCTGGAATGATGGAACACATATCTGGTGGCAAGGCTAAAGACTATTCACAAGGAGAG CTCAGGGGCATACTAAAAGAACTTGGTTACACAGAAGAAATGGTTTACAAATTTTGA
- the LOC133726973 gene encoding uncharacterized protein LOC133726973: MNTPFHDHEKKPKKSFMSSYKPSPGRHLKPDSKPDMVDKYPVLRSWFSLSRKSKTRQEVLDQFEHAQSQREEPDKQVGVVVESARKSVSHVESNLVSVASFLQVKVLVSDMPGFMQVHAFRSARRTYDSLEKFSPKHMAYNLKKEFDKMYGPAWHCIVGSGFGSFVTHSTGCFLYFSMEKLCILLFRTKIQKAEV, encoded by the exons ATGAACACCCCTTTTCATGACCATGAGAAGAAGCCGAAGAAGAGTTTCATGTCCTCGTACAAACCCAGCCCCGGACGTCACCTAAAGCCGGACTCTAAGCCTGACATGGTGGATAAATACCCGGTTTTACGTAGCTGGTTCAGTTTGTCCAGGAAGTCGAAAACACGTCAAGAAGTTCTAGATCAATTTGAGCATGCTCAGAGTCAAAGAGAAGAACCAGATAAGCAAGTTGGAGTGGTGGTGGAGTCAGCAAGAAAGTCGGTGTCTCATGTCGAAAGCAACTTGGTATCAGTAGCTTCGTTTCTTCAAGTGAAGGTCTTGGTCTCAGACATGCCTGGCTTCATGCAAGTCCATGCCTTCCGCAGCGCTAGAAGAACCTACGACAGTTTGGAGAAGTTTAGCCCAAAACACATGGCTTACAACCTCAAAAAG GAGTTTGATAAAATGTATGGACCGGCATGGCATTGCATCGTGGGCTCAGGTTTCGGGTCATTCGTGACCCATTCGACTGGTTGTTTCCTGTATTTCTCAATGGAGAAGCTATGTATTTTGTTGTTCAGAACTAAAATCCAGAAAGCTGAGGTTTGA
- the LOC133710538 gene encoding uncharacterized protein LOC133710538: MLVVEVEICSWVLDWCRASLTMSFHTQNRPTLLLGVPSENRTQNRTKSSPSLAVQVSSVLQTNGKSGSGNGNLSDQSKKGMALKKCQVPNFVLSQPNTVGIIGGVSVYSSLLFLEKLVWWSLKDGGECPPFLVCSDTTQYKELPIRSLFQSLKRKATEIKYPSSNWAIVDSLCQKRAFLENSGAQCIVMPCHLSHAWHEQISEDCSLSFLHVGECVARELREAKMRPLETGSNVRIGVLAAYATLTAGFYQQKLRNQDFEVVVPDKATMEHVVTPAIEALKRRDLEGARNLLRIAVQILLVRGVNIVIIASDELQGILPHDDPLLKKCIDPMDALARSTIKWAKATGNGG, encoded by the exons ATGCTAGTAGTAGAAGTAGAAATATGCTCATGGGTTCTTGATTGGTGCAGGGCTAGCCTGACAATGTCCTTCCACACCCAAAATCGTCCTACTCTTCTTCTCGGTGTTCCAAGCGAAAACCGAACCCAAAACAGAACCAAATCAAGCCCATCTCTAGCTGTACAAGTATCCTCAGTCCTACAAACTAATGGAAAAAGTGGAAGTGGGAATGGAAATCTATCTGATCAGTCTAAGAAAGGCATGGCTCTGAAAAAGTGTCAAGTCCCCAATTTTGTACTAAGCCAACCAAACACTGTGGGCATCATTGGAGGAGTGTCTGTATATTCTAGCCTGCTTTTCTTGGAGAAGCTTGTTTGGTGGAGTCTGAAAGATGGAGGTGAATGCCCACCTTTTCTTGTGTGCAGTGATACAACACAATATAAAGAGCTTCCGATTCGCAGTTTGTTTCAATCACTCAAGAGAAAAGCTACTGAGATCAAATATCCAAGCAGCAATTGGGCCATCGTTGACAGCTTGTGTCAAAAAAGGGCATTTCTCGAGAACTCTGGAGCTCAATGCATAGTCATGCCATGCCATCTGTCTCATGCTTGGCATGAACAGATTTCTGAGGACTGTTCTTTGAGTTTCCTTCATGTTGGTGAGTGTGTTGCTAGAGAgctcagagaagcgaagatgaGGCCACTCGAAACTGGGAGTAATGTGAGGATTGGGGTGCTTGCTGCTTATGCAACTTTAACAGCTGGTTTTTACCAGCAGAAGCTAAGAAATCAG GACTTTGAGGTGGTTGTACCAGACAAAGCGACGATGGAACATGTTGTGACTCCTGCAATCGAGGCATTGAAGAGAAGAGACCTGGAAGGGGCACGAAATCTGTTAAGAATCGCAGTGCAGATTCTGTTGGTGAGGGGTGTGAACATCGTCATCATTGCTTCTGATGAATTGCAGGGTATTCTGCCTCATGATGATCCTCTTCTGAAGAAATGTATTGATCCCATGGATGCTTTGGCCAGGTCAACCATAAAATGGGCAAAGGCCACAGGAAATGGTGGATGA
- the LOC133710514 gene encoding zinc finger CCCH domain-containing protein 34-like → MEEQDLLNRNTDCVHFMASPPACDKGLECEFRHSKMARLNPKVCWYWLAGDCFNPTCAFRHPPLEGHEAAPSETTPSSISANKSNIPCYFYLNGMCNKGDRCSFLHDADGSASTGKCSNTASACTEALPSENKASTVNETVSAPTVAHHNPLETAAKATVGTRFQPKQDLDYQEQLRKSASPHVSEYGDEEADEIRSNSLLLPAEGSIHSKSPLFTDQSSEEGSDDLIVQEEWWESSPGFDVLVDGKSEEDSPEYFPTLDGEHWELNKEWHDYDNPDEYDPQHPGAELLHENQIYDSYDCLDTRYLFGNERSIHGYAEDRMLDSILSRKRKLMPLEVAVDDQDGLDLRNHLRRRRVIDDYSSSGLSRMHESLQLIGRSQEWPQRHDTGWQRRLASEVENRTFESRRENESFNNAGIERRPHRHTQHYISRKHQERRLAKPEVPSSGFSRRPIPRDKRSSIEDSTVFTGPKSLAQIKEEKMKAEENGRGIRKSRCVQRTRDDFQGPKPFTEILKEKRKLADRSGSGSN, encoded by the exons ATGGAGGAACAAGATTTGCTGAATCGAAACACCGACTGCGTCCATTTCATGGCTTCTCCTCCCGCCTGCGACAAG GGACTTGAATGTGAGTTTCGACACAGCAAGATGGCGAGGCTCAACCCAAAAGTATGCTGGTATTGGTTGGCTGGGGACTGTTTTAATCCAACTTGTGCTTTTAGGCATCCT CCATTGGAGGGGCATGAAGCAGCACCATCAGAGACCACCCCATCTTCTATTTCTGCAAACAAGAGCAACATTCCTTGTTACTTTTACTTGAATGGGATGTGCAATAAAGGTGATAGGTGCTCTTTCTTGCATGACGCTGATGGTAGTGCATCAACTGGGAAATGTTCAAACACAGCTTCTGCATGTACTGAAGCACTTCCTTCAGAAAACAAGGCATCCACAGTAAATGAAACAGTATCAGCACCAACAGTTGCACACCACAACCCTTTGGAAACTGCGGCAAAGGCAACAGTTGGTACAAGATTCCAGCCTAAGCAGGATCTTGATTATCAGGAACAACTACGGAAAAGTGCTTCTCCTCATGTTTCTGAATATGGGGATGAAGAGGCTGATGAAATTAGATCAAACTCCTTGCTCCTTCCAGCAGAAGGCTCTATTCATAGCAAATCTCCCTTATTCACTGATCAGAGTTCAGAGGAGGGATCAGATGACCTTATTGTGCAAGAGGAATGGTGGGAATCCTCTCCAGGCTTTGATGTTCTTGTTGATGGTAAATCAGAGGAGGATAGCCCCGAGTACTTTCCCACACTTGACGGAGAGCACTGGGAACTAAATAAGGAGTGGCATGATTATGACAATCCAGATGAGTATGATCCCCAGCATCCTGGTGCTGAACTTTTGCATGAAAACCAAATTTATGACTCCTATGATTGTCTAGATACCAGGTACCTTTTTGGTAATGAGAGAAGTATTCATGGCTATGCAGAGGATAGAATGTTGGATTCCATATTGTCCCGCAAGAGGAAGCTTATGCCACTGGAAGTGGCAGTCGATGACCAGGATGGTTTGGATCTCCGAAACCACCTGAGAAGACGCAGAGTGATTGATGATTATTCAAGTTCTGGATTATCGAGAATGCATGAATCACTTCAGTTGATCGGTAGAAGCCAAGAATGGCCTCAAAGGCACGATACAGGTTGGCAGAGAAGATTGGCATCAGAAGTGGAAAACAGAACTTTCGAATCACGCAGGGAGAATGAATCATTTAACAATGCTGGAATTGAACGTCGTCCACATAGGCATACACAGCATTACATATCTCGGAAACATCAGGAAAGAAGGCTGGCTAAGCCAGAGGTTCCTTCATCTGGGTTCTCAAGGAGACCTATACCAAGGGACAAGAGATCATCTATAGAGGACTCAACTGTCTTTACAGGACCCAAGTCACTTGCTCAGATCAAAGAAGAGAAGATGAAAGCAGAGGAAAATGGACGTGGTATTAGGAAATCAAGATGTGTGCAGAGAACTCGAGATGACTTCCAGGGCCCTAAACCTTTCACTGAAATTCtaaaagagaaaaggaagcTAGCTGACAGGAGCGGTTCTGGCAGCAACTGA